The bacterium DNA segment GCGGTCGTCATGATCGGCGAGATCGGCGGTTCGGCGGAGGAAGAGGCCGCGGAGTTCGTGAAGTCGAACATGGACAAGCCGGTCGCCGCGTTCATCGCGGGCCAGAACGCTCCGCCCGGCAAGCGCATGGGCCACGCCGGCGCGATCATCGCCGGCGGCAAGGGAAAGGCCAGCGACAAGATGGCCGCCCTCGAGGCCAACGGCGTCGCCGTGTCGCCTTCGCCCGCCGAGATCGGCGAGACGCTGGCCAAGCACGCGCCGGGCCTCGCCGGCTAGACGGATCCGGCTCGACGGAGAGCGCCCCGATCGGATGCCGCCGCTTCCCTTCAGCACGTGGGGGAGCGAGCGGCACTCGCTCGGTTCGCGCGCGCCCGGCCGGCCGCGCAAAGTTCGACCCGCCGGGCGCCGGCGGACTCAGTCGAGCAGCTTGCACAGCTCGACGATCATTCCTTCGTCCAGCGGCTTGTTCCAGAACTCCGCGACCAGGGGATGCTGGGCGGCCCTTGCTCGGTCGCTCGGATGGATCGAAGTCGTGAGTACGACGACGACCACACCGACCTTCGCGGCGGCGTCGCCCATGGCGGTCAACGCCTCGAGGAATTCGAAGCCGTCCATCCGCGGCATCCGTAGATCGAGCAGGATCACGTCGATCACGGGGCAGTCGTCGGACTGCAGAAACGCCAGGGCGAGATCCGCCGCTTCCATCTGGATCAGGTTCTCGACGCGGCCCGAACGCTCGACGACGCGCGCGTAGAGCATCTGGTCGACCTCGTCGTCGTCGATGATCATCAGGGTGCCGATCGATTCGACCATGGATCCCTCCTCAGGGCGAGCCGTTGCACGGTCCGTTCCGCGTGCGACGGGGAACGTGATCCGGAACGGTCACGGTGAAGGCTGAGCCGGGCGCGGGCGGGTGGGAGTCCACCGCGATGGAACCGCCGTGGTTGACGGCAACCCGGGCACAGATGGCCAGGCCCAGACCGGAGCCGGCGATCTCCGACGGGCCCTCGAGACGCTGGAACATCTCGAAGATCCTGCCATGGAACTCCGGTGCGATTCCGCGTCCGTTGTCGGCCACACGGATGTCGACGCGACGGCGAT contains these protein-coding regions:
- a CDS encoding response regulator, producing MVESIGTLMIIDDDEVDQMLYARVVERSGRVENLIQMEAADLALAFLQSDDCPVIDVILLDLRMPRMDGFEFLEALTAMGDAAAKVGVVVVVLTTSIHPSDRARAAQHPLVAEFWNKPLDEGMIVELCKLLD